The genomic window GACCAGCCGGTGGCTGATCCGGAAGGTCGAGGACCAGCGCAGCGCCGAGGCGGTGGTGGGCTGCGGGGCGAGCCGGTCGAGGACGGCCTGGATGTGCCGCAGCTCCGGTTCGCGACCGCGCTCCAGACCGTGCACCACGCCGTCCCCGTCGTTCCCCGGGCCGTGGGCCAGTTCCGGCGGAACCATCATCGACATCCGGTACCGGCGCTCGCCCGGGAGCGGGATGCACACCAGCAGGTCGTCCACGGCGCCGTCGCCGTCGTGGTGGACGGCGCGCACGGTGTATCCGGTGGGCAGGTCCCAGTCCACCTCGACGTCCCCGAGCATGTACTGCTCGGGGAAGGCGTCGCCCTCGAAGCTCAGTGCGGCGGCGCGCCGGACCAGGCTGTGGGCGCCGTCGCAGCCCACCACGTGGCGGGCCCGGAGCTGCTCGGTACCCTGCGCGGTGCTCAGCTCGGCCCGGACCAGGTCGGCCTCCTGCGCGAGGGCCCGCAGCTCGGTACCGCGCTCCACCATGGTGCCGAACCGCGCCAGGTGCCGGGTCAGCAGCCACTCGGTCGTGTACTGGGGCAGCGCGGCGAAGCCGTACGGGACCTCCGGCGGCAGCACGAGGTCCAGCCGCGGGCCCGGGTGCCCGTCGGCGAACTGCAGCTGGCCGCGCAGCGGCAGCGCCTCGTCCAGCGCCTCGCGGACCAGCCCCATCGCGTCCCACAGCTCCAGGGTGCGGGGCTGCACACCGACCGCCTTGGCGAACCGCTGTGGCGCGGCCAGCCTGTCGACGATCCGGCATTCGACGCCGTGCCGCCGTAACTCCGCGGCCATGGTCAGTCCGACCGGTCCGGCCCCCACGACCAGGACATCGACATCGGTCATGATCCGGTCTCCTCGGCTGGGTCGCACTGCGCGCCTGGCAGGGCGGGCGGCCGGAGGGAGCGGCCGGGGACCACCGCTCCTTCCAGCCTCCCGCGCCCACCGCCACTGCGCACGTCCTCGTGCCGACGCCGGCGGTGGACCGGGCAGGCCTCTCACCTCAGGGCCCGGTCAGCGCGGGTGCACCTCCAGGAAGGCGCGGACCGCGGACTCCAGGGCGCCCTCGATCCAGGCGGGCTTGAGGCTGGTGTGCTCGCCGGCGAAGTGGACCCGGCCCTCGACGGTGCGCGAGGCGGGGTGCAGCTCGTGCAGCTGGCCGGGGGTGAAGATGACGGCCTCGCCCAGCGCGTAGCGGGCCCGGGCCCACGACTGCGTGGCGCCGACCCCGGTGAACTCGGTGCGGACCTTGGGCCCGTAGAGCTTCTCCATGTCGTTGAGGGCGAACGCGTACCGCTCGCCGGGGGTGAGCGAGTCCCAGCGCATGGCGTCGTCGGACCAGGTGTAGGCCGCCAGCACGACCCCGCCGCGCGAACCGGCCGGGGAGTGCGAGGGGAAGTAGGTGAAGCGGCTCGCGCTGTCCGAGACGCAGCCGCCGCCGGTGGCGCCGGTCGGCCCCTCCTCCCAGAAGCGGGTCTTGAACTCCAGCAGCACCTTGGTCGCCGAGTCGTAGTGCAACTCGTTGACGGCGCGGCGCTTCTGGTACGACATCAGCGGCTCGACCGAGCAGAACCGCAGGGCGCTGAACGGGACGGTGACGATCGCGTAGTCGCCCTCGAAGGTCTCCGTCGGCGTGGTCGGCGCACCGTCGCAGGACTCCTCGGTGCCGCTCTCGGCGGTGGTCTCGATCCGCACCCCGGCCGCGGTCTGCACCAGCCGGGTCATCCGGCGCCCCAGCCGCAGCTCGTTGCGCAGCCCGCTCGCCAGCGCCTCGGTCAGCACGTCGGTGCCGCCCTCCAGCTCCCAGTAGCGGTTGGTGGGGCTGATCACGGCGTGGTCGATCAGGGTGGGGATCAGCGAGTAGTGCAGCCGCGAGGTCATGTTCTCCAGCGTGCCGACGGCCTGGATCGTGGCGAGGTCCAGGCCGGCCTGCTCGACCAGGTAGCGGTGCGTGGAGTAGCCGTCGTAGCGCTGGAAGACGCGGGCCCAGCCGTCGAGTTGGTCGCCGATCGGGCCGTCGGGCACGGTGACGTCCGCGAACGCCTTGGTGACCGCGTCGGTGGTGGTGCTGTCGAGGGCGGTGCCGAAGGTGGCGTTGACCCTGCGGGGCGACTGCGCGTAGGAGGCGCGCGAGGTCTGGGTGCCGTTGACGGCGATCCCGGTGCGCAGGGTGGCGGCCGGCGGGCGGAACGAGCCGTCGTCCTGGCCGTTGCTCCAGGTCTCGCCGGTGAACGAGCGGTACACCACCGGTGGCACCGCTCCGGTGGGCTCGGCGCCCGGCGCCACGTCGGTGTTGTAGAAGAGCCGGCGCTTGAGGCCGAGCTTGTCGGCCAGCGCCAGGACCAGGGGGTGGAAGTCGGGCAGCCGCATCGCTCCGGCCTCGGCATGCAGGTTCGGGTCGGCGAAGATCCCGCGGAAGGTCTTGACCCGGCCGCCCACCCGGCTGCCGTTCGCCTCGATGACCACCACCTCGTGCCCGGCCTGCTTGAGCAGGTGGGCGGCCGTCATACCGGCCACGCCCGCGCCCACGATCAGCACCTTCTTGCGCGGTGCGCGGGGCGGCAGCTTCTCGTCGATCAGGATCCGCAGGTAGGAGAGCTTGAGGTCCTCCTGTTCGTCGTCGCTGACCAACAGCATCTTCCGGGCCAGATCCCGGCTCTGCGCCTCGTCGGCGCCGCCCCCGCTGCCGGCACCCGGCACGGGGGCGGCCGGGGTGGCGGCGGGCGCGGCGGCCGGGGCGGCGGCGGCGACCGCGCGGTGGGCGAGACCGGTCACACCGGCCATCGCGGCGACACCGGCCGCCGAACCGACCAGGGCGCGCCGGGAGACCCCGGTGCGCTCGTCGGCGGGCAACTGCTGTCCGTTGAAAGGCTGATCCACAGGAACTCCTGAGTCGGGGACACCAACACCCGACGCAACTCATTCGGCGGATCAAGGACACGAGAAGTCGAAGCCGTTCACCCGGACGTGCACAACCGATGCCGCTGTGTTTCGGGTCGTCAGTCCTCGGGCAACGCCCGCGGCCCGGCCTTCAGCCCGTCCAACGTGAGGTCGAGAAGACGTTCGGCCTGCTCCCGCTGCCCGGGCCCGGCGGAGGTGAGGGCGATGCCGGCGAGGGCGGCGAACATGTCGGTCGCACCGATGTCGGACCGGATCGCACCGGCCGCGATGGCGGCGTCCATCAGCGCGGCGAGGGCGCTCTGGATCAGCTCGTGGCTGTCGGCATAGGGGTTGCCGCCCGAGGCGACGACGGCCCGCAGGGCCTCGGCCATGCCGAGCTTGGCGGTGGCGTAGTCGATGAAGCGACGGGTCCACACCCGCAGGGCCTGGGCCGGCGGCATCGCCGCGAGGAGCTCGGGGACGGCGTCGCACAGCCGGGCCACCTCGTTGCGGTAGGCCGCCTCGATCAGGGCCTCCCGGGTCGGGAAGTTGCGGTAGAGGGTGCCGGTGCCCACGCCCGCCTCCCTGGCGATGCGTTCGAAGTGGGCGTCGAGGCCCTCCTCGGTGAACACCCGCACCGCGGCGGCCAGGATCTTCTCCCGGTTGCGCTGCGCGTCGGCCCGCAGCGGGCGTCCCGCGCCCGGGGTCATCGGCACGTCTGGGGTCATCGGTGGCCCTCTCCTCTTCGCTCCATTGCTAAGTGGAGGCGCCGCCAGTTAGCCTGGATGAAGTGGCGGCGCCTCCACTTTCACTCTAGGGCACGGCCTGGCCTGCCCCCACCCCCTCTGCAAAGGCTGTCGAGCATGTCCGAAGCGCGAATCGAAGGTATCGAAGGCATCGAAGGCAAGGTCGTGGCGATCACCGGCGCCAGTAGCGGCATCGGCGAGGCGACCGCACTGCTGCTGGCCGGGCGCGGCGCGAAGATCGTGCTCGGGGCGCGCCGCCCGGAGCGGCTCGAAGCCCTGGCCGCCCGCATCGAGCAGGCCGGCGGAACCGTCGCCTGGGCCCGCACGGACGTGACGCGACGCGAGGACCTCGCCGCCCTCGTCGA from Kitasatospora sp. NBC_01250 includes these protein-coding regions:
- a CDS encoding FAD-dependent monooxygenase — its product is MTDVDVLVVGAGPVGLTMAAELRRHGVECRIVDRLAAPQRFAKAVGVQPRTLELWDAMGLVREALDEALPLRGQLQFADGHPGPRLDLVLPPEVPYGFAALPQYTTEWLLTRHLARFGTMVERGTELRALAQEADLVRAELSTAQGTEQLRARHVVGCDGAHSLVRRAAALSFEGDAFPEQYMLGDVEVDWDLPTGYTVRAVHHDGDGAVDDLLVCIPLPGERRYRMSMMVPPELAHGPGNDGDGVVHGLERGREPELRHIQAVLDRLAPQPTTASALRWSSTFRISHRLVDRYRAGRLFVAGDAAHIHPPTGAQGMNTGVQDAVNLAWKLALDVRGIAAEDLLDSYHAERHPVGEEVVGRTVRHARAGIESDPQDRATLLLREAQLLVGYPDSPLTEPAAAGAQHPGGPAPGDRAPDCAGLLRDLAAYPHRLFDLLRGPCHTLLLYAGPDTSAELLHACAAAADRAAHGLLDSYVIHAPDTRPAGLRLPRAADGAGAFRAGYAPRAGEAFVVRPDGYLGARLGPATPQLLAAHLRRTFAPA
- a CDS encoding flavin monoamine oxidase family protein, producing the protein MAGVTGLAHRAVAAAAPAAAPAATPAAPVPGAGSGGGADEAQSRDLARKMLLVSDDEQEDLKLSYLRILIDEKLPPRAPRKKVLIVGAGVAGMTAAHLLKQAGHEVVVIEANGSRVGGRVKTFRGIFADPNLHAEAGAMRLPDFHPLVLALADKLGLKRRLFYNTDVAPGAEPTGAVPPVVYRSFTGETWSNGQDDGSFRPPAATLRTGIAVNGTQTSRASYAQSPRRVNATFGTALDSTTTDAVTKAFADVTVPDGPIGDQLDGWARVFQRYDGYSTHRYLVEQAGLDLATIQAVGTLENMTSRLHYSLIPTLIDHAVISPTNRYWELEGGTDVLTEALASGLRNELRLGRRMTRLVQTAAGVRIETTAESGTEESCDGAPTTPTETFEGDYAIVTVPFSALRFCSVEPLMSYQKRRAVNELHYDSATKVLLEFKTRFWEEGPTGATGGGCVSDSASRFTYFPSHSPAGSRGGVVLAAYTWSDDAMRWDSLTPGERYAFALNDMEKLYGPKVRTEFTGVGATQSWARARYALGEAVIFTPGQLHELHPASRTVEGRVHFAGEHTSLKPAWIEGALESAVRAFLEVHPR
- a CDS encoding TetR/AcrR family transcriptional regulator — translated: MTPGAGRPLRADAQRNREKILAAAVRVFTEEGLDAHFERIAREAGVGTGTLYRNFPTREALIEAAYRNEVARLCDAVPELLAAMPPAQALRVWTRRFIDYATAKLGMAEALRAVVASGGNPYADSHELIQSALAALMDAAIAAGAIRSDIGATDMFAALAGIALTSAGPGQREQAERLLDLTLDGLKAGPRALPED